The Niastella koreensis GR20-10 genome includes a window with the following:
- a CDS encoding RagB/SusD family nutrient uptake outer membrane protein produces MKRLYIPFVLAAGIVTAGMMSTGCSKSFLEKPKGGDITVDTIFHTQKQANYAVADMYDWCVPTGFVLNSSGDSREDVLTDQVHLLLPGAQWVAQNLNFNYYIAGGMAPTYSIDRGPVTQRGNTAAVAFTNWYKAIRKANLVLKNIDKVTDATSDWIADVKGQALFCRVMAHYSAFRLYGGVPIVSQVLSGDSKIDIPRASIQSLVDSLVSWCDAAATLLPATRVSSDYGRITSLAALALKSRILLYAASPLYNTPADMKGAISAARYNDARDSVLCYPSYDKTRWKRAADAAKAVIDAASSAGVSLYNTGKPTTTVKTDNYAGLADYEAVCNNVWGTAGTYGNPEMILVNTYNQNDPNRDGWADWGRYNTSKVRQMGWGAKNNVPIEFLQKYEKRDGTTWVATASGNDFKTYFEGLNLDPRAYQCLAYAGQWYNSGKTFLPYYKASADGAYQKGSLVDDTNAGDNTGSAVESSKFVARVDNNNDNHFAWPVFRLAEFYLSYAEALNEFQGPSAESFQYLNAIRQRAGMPDKTAAMLPDVATFRAAVQNERSIELAFEDHRYNDLHRWLTAHIVLNTTLHGFAVTASTNGTTPKPTNPFLNWNTISYGSRTFPVKYYYVPFPYAEISLRYLGGEGWDGQNPGW; encoded by the coding sequence ATGAAAAGACTATATATTCCTTTTGTGCTGGCAGCCGGCATCGTTACGGCAGGCATGATGAGCACCGGTTGTTCAAAAAGTTTCCTTGAAAAACCAAAAGGTGGCGACATTACAGTAGACACCATCTTCCATACTCAAAAACAGGCGAACTATGCAGTAGCGGATATGTACGATTGGTGTGTTCCTACTGGTTTTGTACTGAATTCCTCAGGCGACAGCCGCGAAGATGTGCTGACCGACCAGGTGCACCTGTTATTGCCTGGTGCACAATGGGTGGCCCAGAATTTAAACTTCAACTATTACATAGCAGGCGGCATGGCTCCCACGTACAGCATCGACAGGGGCCCCGTTACCCAGCGTGGTAACACCGCCGCAGTAGCATTCACCAATTGGTATAAAGCCATCAGGAAAGCCAACCTGGTATTAAAGAACATCGACAAAGTAACAGATGCCACGTCTGACTGGATAGCAGATGTTAAGGGACAGGCTTTGTTTTGCCGCGTTATGGCCCATTACAGTGCGTTTCGCTTGTATGGCGGCGTTCCCATTGTATCACAGGTATTATCGGGCGATTCAAAGATCGATATCCCCCGGGCTTCTATTCAATCATTAGTTGACTCATTGGTTAGCTGGTGCGATGCGGCGGCCACGTTATTACCCGCCACCCGGGTGTCCAGCGACTATGGCAGAATTACCAGCCTGGCTGCGCTGGCGTTAAAATCAAGGATCTTGTTATATGCAGCAAGCCCCCTGTATAATACACCGGCAGATATGAAAGGCGCCATAAGCGCTGCCCGTTACAATGATGCCAGAGATTCTGTATTATGTTACCCTTCGTATGATAAAACCCGCTGGAAAAGAGCTGCCGATGCTGCCAAAGCAGTGATCGATGCCGCCTCATCTGCAGGCGTGTCTTTATACAATACCGGTAAACCAACCACAACAGTAAAAACTGATAACTACGCCGGCCTGGCCGACTATGAAGCAGTTTGTAACAATGTTTGGGGAACAGCCGGAACGTATGGCAACCCCGAAATGATCCTGGTAAATACATACAATCAAAATGACCCGAACCGCGACGGCTGGGCCGACTGGGGCAGGTATAATACCTCCAAAGTTCGTCAAATGGGCTGGGGCGCCAAGAACAACGTGCCCATCGAGTTCCTCCAAAAATATGAGAAAAGAGATGGTACTACCTGGGTAGCCACTGCTTCAGGAAACGATTTCAAAACCTACTTTGAAGGCCTGAACCTGGATCCACGCGCCTACCAGTGCCTGGCATATGCCGGCCAGTGGTATAACAGCGGTAAAACATTTTTACCTTATTACAAAGCATCAGCAGACGGTGCTTATCAAAAGGGAAGCCTGGTTGACGATACCAATGCAGGTGATAACACCGGCAGCGCCGTGGAGAGCTCAAAATTTGTTGCCCGCGTTGACAATAATAACGACAACCACTTTGCATGGCCGGTATTCCGTTTGGCGGAATTTTATTTAAGCTATGCAGAAGCGTTGAACGAGTTCCAGGGCCCTTCTGCCGAATCATTCCAGTACCTGAATGCCATCAGGCAACGCGCAGGTATGCCCGATAAAACGGCTGCCATGCTGCCCGATGTTGCTACATTCAGGGCTGCTGTTCAAAACGAGCGTTCAATAGAACTGGCTTTTGAAGACCACCGCTATAACGACCTGCACCGCTGGTTAACCGCGCACATTGTGTTAAACACTACGCTGCACGGCTTTGCTGTAACGGCATCAACCAATGGTACTACTCCCAAACCTACCAATCCATTCCTGAACTGGAATACGATCTCTTATGGGTCAAGAACATTCCCGGTAAAATATTACTATGTGCCATTTCCTTACGCTGAGATCAGTTTAAGGTATTTAGGCGGTGAAGGCTGGGATGGTCAAAATCCCGGATGGTAG